The following proteins are encoded in a genomic region of Oreochromis aureus strain Israel breed Guangdong linkage group 8, ZZ_aureus, whole genome shotgun sequence:
- the rhbdf1b gene encoding inactive rhomboid protein 1 isoform X5 — protein sequence MDEPSSRNSSLQRKKPPWLKLDIPTIQLTPDDTPAPNQPVRRLRSVSMPGENPQTCIAALETSNNYLRPPAERLPSITQSIKRGTADWFGVSKDSDSTQRWRRKSLQHCSHLYGGLKTQVMREMELHSQDNLSLASTETPPPLYLPPLHPSHHHYGMQRIVDPLARGRAFRNVEEVDGLSALQTPMTPGTASLCSFSSSRSALNRLPRRRKRESVAVMSLKAAAALMKGRTLGESTAGRRRRRSFMPPSFFEDDTADFPDDLDTSFFTREGLQDELSSYADEVFETPSEAALKQLDESELTGSALDRNELERSHLMMPLERGWRKAKAGSAVQPKVRLKQEVVSVNSHQQRGQRIVVPVKKLFAREKRPYGLGIVGRLTNRSYRKRIDSYVKRQIEDMDDHRPFFTYWITCVHLLITILAVTIYGIAPIGFSQHETVDSVLRNKGVYENVKFVQQQNFWVGPSSEALIHLGAKFSPCMRQDEEIHKLIQEKRALERESGCCVRNDRSGCLQTLQEECSSTLAVWVKWPQHPSAPSLNSKLRQHGAVCHQDPRICLEPASVSPHEWPDDITSWPVCTRFNSGNHTNLPHIDCTITGRPCCIGTKGRCEITSREYCDFMHGYFHEEATLCSQVACMDDVCGLLPFLNPEVPDQFSRLWLSLFLHAGILHCLVSVLFQMTVLRDIEKLAGWLRISIIYMLSGITGNLASAIFLPYRAEVGPAGSQFGILACLFVELFQSWQILERPWRAFAKLLAISVFFFSFGLLPWIDNFAHICGFVSGFFLSFAFLPYISFGRSDMYRKRVQICVFLLIFLGLFSALAVLFYIYPVKCDWCEYLTCIPITDKFCEKYDLNAHLL from the exons ATGGATGAGCCGAGCAGCAGGAACAGCAGCCTCCAGAGGAAGAAGCCACCATGGCTGAAACTGGACATCCCAACCATCCAGCTGACACCGGATGACACGCCAGCGCCCAACCAG CCGGTAAGGCGCCTGCGCAGCGTCAGCATGCCAGGGGAAAACCCTCAGACTTGCATTGCTGCCTTGGAAACTTCCAACAACTACCTCAGACCTCCTGCAGAGAGATTACCCTCCATCACTCAGTCCATTAAAAg GGGTACGGCTGACTGGTTTGGGGTGAGTAAGGACAGTGACAGCACCCAGcgatggaggaggaagagcctgCAGCACTGCAGTCATCTGTACGGGGGTCTGAAGACGCAGGTGATGAGGGAGATGGAGCTTCACAGCCAAGACAATCTCTCCCTTGCCAGCACTGAGACCCCTCCTCCCCTCTACCTCCCACCCCTCCACCCCAGTCATCACCACTATGGCATGCAGAGG atcGTAGACCCCCTGGCTCGGGGTCGTGCCTTCCGCAATGTGGAAGAAGTAGACGGCTTGAGCGCCCTGCAAACTCCCATGACGCCCGGCACAGCTTCCCTCTGCTCATTTTCCAGCTCCCGCTCCGCCCTCAATCGTCTCCCACGACGACGCAAGCGAGAATCTGTCGCGGTCATGAGTCTCAAAGCGGCGGCGGCGCTAATGAAG GGCCGGACGTTAGGCGAGAGCACCGCTGGGCGGCGCCGCAGACGGAGTTTCATGCCTCCTAGTTTCTTCGAAGATGACACTGCGGATTTCCCCGATGACCTAGATACTTCTTTCTTCACCAGA GAAGGCCTGCAGGATGAGTTGTCCAGCTATGCTGACGAGGTTTTTGAGACTCCATCGGAGGCTGCCCTCAAACAGCTGGATGAGAGCGAGCTCACGGGAAGCGCTCTGGATAGGAATGAACTAGAGAGGAGTCATCTCATGAT GCCTTTAGAGCGAGGGTGGCGGAAGGCAAAAGCGGGCTCTGCGGTCCAACCCAAAGTCCGCCTGAAGCAGGAGGTGGTGAGCGTCAACAGCCATCAGCAGCGAGGGCAAAGAATCGTGGTTCCGGTTAAGAAGCTTTTTGCCAGAGAGAAGAGGCCGTACGGGCTGGGCATAGTCGGACGTCTCACTAACCGGTCGTATCGCAAACGCATAGACAGCTACGTCAAGCGGCAGATTGAAGACATGGATGATCACAG GCCTTTTTTTACCTACTGGATCACCTGCGTCCACCTGCTCATTACCATTCTGGCTGTCACCATTTACGGTATTGCCCCTATCGGCTTCTCGCAACACGAAACTGTCGACTCG gTGCTGAGGAACAAGGGGGTTTACGAAAACGTGAAGTTTGTGCAACAGCAAAACTTCTGGGTGGGTCCGAGCTCT GAAGCGCTGATTCACCTGGGAGCCAAGTTTTCCCCGTGCATGCGTCAGGATGAAGAGATCCACAAGCTGATCCAGGAGAAGCGAGCACTGGAGAGAGAGTCGGGCTGCTGTGTGAGGAATGATCGCTCCGGCTGCCTGCAGACTCTACAGGAGGAGTGTTCG AGCACACTGGCAGTGTGGGTGAAGTGGCCTCAGCACCCCAGTGCTCCTTCTTTGAACAGTAAACTCCGGCAACATGGTGCCGTTTGCCATCAGGACCCCAG AATCTGTCTGGAGCCAGCCTCTGTTTCACCGCATGAGTGGCCGGATGACATCACTTCTTGGCCT GTTTGCACAAGGTTCAACTCCGGGAATCACACTAACCTCCCCCACATTGATTGCACCATCACAGGCCGGCCCTGCTGCATCGGAACCAAAGGACG GTGTGAAATAACTTCTAGAGAGTATTGTGATTTTATGCATGGCTACTTCCACGAGGAGGCTACTCTCTGCTCACAG GTGGCTTGCATGGATGATGTCTGCGGTTTGCTGCCTTTCCTCAACCCAGAGGTCCCTGATCAGTTCTCTCGGCTCTGGTTGTCCCTGTTTCTTCATGCTGG AATTCTGCACTGCTTGGTTTCAGTGTTGTTCCAGATGACGGTGCTGAGGGATATAGAGAAGTTGGCTGGCTGGCTCAGAATCTCTATCATCTACATGCTCAGTGGCATCACTGGCAACCTGGCCTCTGCCATCTTCCTGCCCTATAGAGCAGAG GTGGGTCCTGCTGGCAGCCAGTTCGGCATCCTGGCTTGTCTTTTCGTGGAGCTGTTTCAGAGCTGGCAGATCCTCGAGCGACCGTGGCGAGCGTTTGCTAAGCTGTTGGCCATCTCTgtgttcttcttctctttcgGTTTGCTTCCCTGGATCGACAACTTTGCCCACATCTGTGGTTTCGTTTCCGGATTCTTCCTGTCCTTCGCCTTCCTCCCATACATCAG CTTCGGCCGTTCTGATATGTACCGAAAGCGAGTCCAAATCTGCGTCTTCCTGCTGATCTTCCTGGGTCTGTTCTCCGCTCTGGCCGTTCTCTTCTACATCTACCCCGTGAAGTGCGACTGGTGCGAGTACCTCACCTGCATCCCCATCACAGACAAGTTCTGTGAGAAGTACGACCTAAATGCACACCTCCTCTGA
- the rhbdf1b gene encoding inactive rhomboid protein 1 isoform X6: MSQTLKPSWRSQDRGTADWFGVSKDSDSTQRWRRKSLQHCSHLYGGLKTQVMREMELHSQDNLSLASTETPPPLYLPPLHPSHHHYGMQRIVDPLARGRAFRNVEEVDGLSALQTPMTPGTASLCSFSSSRSALNRLPRRRKRESVAVMSLKAAAALMKGRTLGESTAGRRRRRSFMPPSFFEDDTADFPDDLDTSFFTREGLQDELSSYADEVFETPSEAALKQLDESELTGSALDRNELERSHLMMPLERGWRKAKAGSAVQPKVRLKQEVVSVNSHQQRGQRIVVPVKKLFAREKRPYGLGIVGRLTNRSYRKRIDSYVKRQIEDMDDHRPFFTYWITCVHLLITILAVTIYGIAPIGFSQHETVDSVSKLFDFYKGLMLLCYKFLNIDFIFEVLRNKGVYENVKFVQQQNFWVGPSSEALIHLGAKFSPCMRQDEEIHKLIQEKRALERESGCCVRNDRSGCLQTLQEECSSTLAVWVKWPQHPSAPSLNSKLRQHGAVCHQDPRICLEPASVSPHEWPDDITSWPVCTRFNSGNHTNLPHIDCTITGRPCCIGTKGRCEITSREYCDFMHGYFHEEATLCSQVACMDDVCGLLPFLNPEVPDQFSRLWLSLFLHAGILHCLVSVLFQMTVLRDIEKLAGWLRISIIYMLSGITGNLASAIFLPYRAEVGPAGSQFGILACLFVELFQSWQILERPWRAFAKLLAISVFFFSFGLLPWIDNFAHICGFVSGFFLSFAFLPYISFGRSDMYRKRVQICVFLLIFLGLFSALAVLFYIYPVKCDWCEYLTCIPITDKFCEKYDLNAHLL, encoded by the exons ATGAGCCAAACCCTAAAGCCCTCTTGGAGATCTCAGGACAG GGGTACGGCTGACTGGTTTGGGGTGAGTAAGGACAGTGACAGCACCCAGcgatggaggaggaagagcctgCAGCACTGCAGTCATCTGTACGGGGGTCTGAAGACGCAGGTGATGAGGGAGATGGAGCTTCACAGCCAAGACAATCTCTCCCTTGCCAGCACTGAGACCCCTCCTCCCCTCTACCTCCCACCCCTCCACCCCAGTCATCACCACTATGGCATGCAGAGG atcGTAGACCCCCTGGCTCGGGGTCGTGCCTTCCGCAATGTGGAAGAAGTAGACGGCTTGAGCGCCCTGCAAACTCCCATGACGCCCGGCACAGCTTCCCTCTGCTCATTTTCCAGCTCCCGCTCCGCCCTCAATCGTCTCCCACGACGACGCAAGCGAGAATCTGTCGCGGTCATGAGTCTCAAAGCGGCGGCGGCGCTAATGAAG GGCCGGACGTTAGGCGAGAGCACCGCTGGGCGGCGCCGCAGACGGAGTTTCATGCCTCCTAGTTTCTTCGAAGATGACACTGCGGATTTCCCCGATGACCTAGATACTTCTTTCTTCACCAGA GAAGGCCTGCAGGATGAGTTGTCCAGCTATGCTGACGAGGTTTTTGAGACTCCATCGGAGGCTGCCCTCAAACAGCTGGATGAGAGCGAGCTCACGGGAAGCGCTCTGGATAGGAATGAACTAGAGAGGAGTCATCTCATGAT GCCTTTAGAGCGAGGGTGGCGGAAGGCAAAAGCGGGCTCTGCGGTCCAACCCAAAGTCCGCCTGAAGCAGGAGGTGGTGAGCGTCAACAGCCATCAGCAGCGAGGGCAAAGAATCGTGGTTCCGGTTAAGAAGCTTTTTGCCAGAGAGAAGAGGCCGTACGGGCTGGGCATAGTCGGACGTCTCACTAACCGGTCGTATCGCAAACGCATAGACAGCTACGTCAAGCGGCAGATTGAAGACATGGATGATCACAG GCCTTTTTTTACCTACTGGATCACCTGCGTCCACCTGCTCATTACCATTCTGGCTGTCACCATTTACGGTATTGCCCCTATCGGCTTCTCGCAACACGAAACTGTCGACTCGGTAAGTAAACTGTTCGACTTTTATAAGGGTTTAATGCTGCTTTGTTACAAATTTTTgaatattgattttatttttgaggTGCTGAGGAACAAGGGGGTTTACGAAAACGTGAAGTTTGTGCAACAGCAAAACTTCTGGGTGGGTCCGAGCTCT GAAGCGCTGATTCACCTGGGAGCCAAGTTTTCCCCGTGCATGCGTCAGGATGAAGAGATCCACAAGCTGATCCAGGAGAAGCGAGCACTGGAGAGAGAGTCGGGCTGCTGTGTGAGGAATGATCGCTCCGGCTGCCTGCAGACTCTACAGGAGGAGTGTTCG AGCACACTGGCAGTGTGGGTGAAGTGGCCTCAGCACCCCAGTGCTCCTTCTTTGAACAGTAAACTCCGGCAACATGGTGCCGTTTGCCATCAGGACCCCAG AATCTGTCTGGAGCCAGCCTCTGTTTCACCGCATGAGTGGCCGGATGACATCACTTCTTGGCCT GTTTGCACAAGGTTCAACTCCGGGAATCACACTAACCTCCCCCACATTGATTGCACCATCACAGGCCGGCCCTGCTGCATCGGAACCAAAGGACG GTGTGAAATAACTTCTAGAGAGTATTGTGATTTTATGCATGGCTACTTCCACGAGGAGGCTACTCTCTGCTCACAG GTGGCTTGCATGGATGATGTCTGCGGTTTGCTGCCTTTCCTCAACCCAGAGGTCCCTGATCAGTTCTCTCGGCTCTGGTTGTCCCTGTTTCTTCATGCTGG AATTCTGCACTGCTTGGTTTCAGTGTTGTTCCAGATGACGGTGCTGAGGGATATAGAGAAGTTGGCTGGCTGGCTCAGAATCTCTATCATCTACATGCTCAGTGGCATCACTGGCAACCTGGCCTCTGCCATCTTCCTGCCCTATAGAGCAGAG GTGGGTCCTGCTGGCAGCCAGTTCGGCATCCTGGCTTGTCTTTTCGTGGAGCTGTTTCAGAGCTGGCAGATCCTCGAGCGACCGTGGCGAGCGTTTGCTAAGCTGTTGGCCATCTCTgtgttcttcttctctttcgGTTTGCTTCCCTGGATCGACAACTTTGCCCACATCTGTGGTTTCGTTTCCGGATTCTTCCTGTCCTTCGCCTTCCTCCCATACATCAG CTTCGGCCGTTCTGATATGTACCGAAAGCGAGTCCAAATCTGCGTCTTCCTGCTGATCTTCCTGGGTCTGTTCTCCGCTCTGGCCGTTCTCTTCTACATCTACCCCGTGAAGTGCGACTGGTGCGAGTACCTCACCTGCATCCCCATCACAGACAAGTTCTGTGAGAAGTACGACCTAAATGCACACCTCCTCTGA
- the rhbdf1b gene encoding inactive rhomboid protein 1 isoform X7 — protein MGTADWFGVSKDSDSTQRWRRKSLQHCSHLYGGLKTQVMREMELHSQDNLSLASTETPPPLYLPPLHPSHHHYGMQRIVDPLARGRAFRNVEEVDGLSALQTPMTPGTASLCSFSSSRSALNRLPRRRKRESVAVMSLKAAAALMKGRTLGESTAGRRRRRSFMPPSFFEDDTADFPDDLDTSFFTREGLQDELSSYADEVFETPSEAALKQLDESELTGSALDRNELERSHLMMPLERGWRKAKAGSAVQPKVRLKQEVVSVNSHQQRGQRIVVPVKKLFAREKRPYGLGIVGRLTNRSYRKRIDSYVKRQIEDMDDHRPFFTYWITCVHLLITILAVTIYGIAPIGFSQHETVDSVSKLFDFYKGLMLLCYKFLNIDFIFEVLRNKGVYENVKFVQQQNFWVGPSSEALIHLGAKFSPCMRQDEEIHKLIQEKRALERESGCCVRNDRSGCLQTLQEECSSTLAVWVKWPQHPSAPSLNSKLRQHGAVCHQDPRICLEPASVSPHEWPDDITSWPVCTRFNSGNHTNLPHIDCTITGRPCCIGTKGRCEITSREYCDFMHGYFHEEATLCSQVACMDDVCGLLPFLNPEVPDQFSRLWLSLFLHAGILHCLVSVLFQMTVLRDIEKLAGWLRISIIYMLSGITGNLASAIFLPYRAEVGPAGSQFGILACLFVELFQSWQILERPWRAFAKLLAISVFFFSFGLLPWIDNFAHICGFVSGFFLSFAFLPYISFGRSDMYRKRVQICVFLLIFLGLFSALAVLFYIYPVKCDWCEYLTCIPITDKFCEKYDLNAHLL, from the exons AT GGGTACGGCTGACTGGTTTGGGGTGAGTAAGGACAGTGACAGCACCCAGcgatggaggaggaagagcctgCAGCACTGCAGTCATCTGTACGGGGGTCTGAAGACGCAGGTGATGAGGGAGATGGAGCTTCACAGCCAAGACAATCTCTCCCTTGCCAGCACTGAGACCCCTCCTCCCCTCTACCTCCCACCCCTCCACCCCAGTCATCACCACTATGGCATGCAGAGG atcGTAGACCCCCTGGCTCGGGGTCGTGCCTTCCGCAATGTGGAAGAAGTAGACGGCTTGAGCGCCCTGCAAACTCCCATGACGCCCGGCACAGCTTCCCTCTGCTCATTTTCCAGCTCCCGCTCCGCCCTCAATCGTCTCCCACGACGACGCAAGCGAGAATCTGTCGCGGTCATGAGTCTCAAAGCGGCGGCGGCGCTAATGAAG GGCCGGACGTTAGGCGAGAGCACCGCTGGGCGGCGCCGCAGACGGAGTTTCATGCCTCCTAGTTTCTTCGAAGATGACACTGCGGATTTCCCCGATGACCTAGATACTTCTTTCTTCACCAGA GAAGGCCTGCAGGATGAGTTGTCCAGCTATGCTGACGAGGTTTTTGAGACTCCATCGGAGGCTGCCCTCAAACAGCTGGATGAGAGCGAGCTCACGGGAAGCGCTCTGGATAGGAATGAACTAGAGAGGAGTCATCTCATGAT GCCTTTAGAGCGAGGGTGGCGGAAGGCAAAAGCGGGCTCTGCGGTCCAACCCAAAGTCCGCCTGAAGCAGGAGGTGGTGAGCGTCAACAGCCATCAGCAGCGAGGGCAAAGAATCGTGGTTCCGGTTAAGAAGCTTTTTGCCAGAGAGAAGAGGCCGTACGGGCTGGGCATAGTCGGACGTCTCACTAACCGGTCGTATCGCAAACGCATAGACAGCTACGTCAAGCGGCAGATTGAAGACATGGATGATCACAG GCCTTTTTTTACCTACTGGATCACCTGCGTCCACCTGCTCATTACCATTCTGGCTGTCACCATTTACGGTATTGCCCCTATCGGCTTCTCGCAACACGAAACTGTCGACTCGGTAAGTAAACTGTTCGACTTTTATAAGGGTTTAATGCTGCTTTGTTACAAATTTTTgaatattgattttatttttgaggTGCTGAGGAACAAGGGGGTTTACGAAAACGTGAAGTTTGTGCAACAGCAAAACTTCTGGGTGGGTCCGAGCTCT GAAGCGCTGATTCACCTGGGAGCCAAGTTTTCCCCGTGCATGCGTCAGGATGAAGAGATCCACAAGCTGATCCAGGAGAAGCGAGCACTGGAGAGAGAGTCGGGCTGCTGTGTGAGGAATGATCGCTCCGGCTGCCTGCAGACTCTACAGGAGGAGTGTTCG AGCACACTGGCAGTGTGGGTGAAGTGGCCTCAGCACCCCAGTGCTCCTTCTTTGAACAGTAAACTCCGGCAACATGGTGCCGTTTGCCATCAGGACCCCAG AATCTGTCTGGAGCCAGCCTCTGTTTCACCGCATGAGTGGCCGGATGACATCACTTCTTGGCCT GTTTGCACAAGGTTCAACTCCGGGAATCACACTAACCTCCCCCACATTGATTGCACCATCACAGGCCGGCCCTGCTGCATCGGAACCAAAGGACG GTGTGAAATAACTTCTAGAGAGTATTGTGATTTTATGCATGGCTACTTCCACGAGGAGGCTACTCTCTGCTCACAG GTGGCTTGCATGGATGATGTCTGCGGTTTGCTGCCTTTCCTCAACCCAGAGGTCCCTGATCAGTTCTCTCGGCTCTGGTTGTCCCTGTTTCTTCATGCTGG AATTCTGCACTGCTTGGTTTCAGTGTTGTTCCAGATGACGGTGCTGAGGGATATAGAGAAGTTGGCTGGCTGGCTCAGAATCTCTATCATCTACATGCTCAGTGGCATCACTGGCAACCTGGCCTCTGCCATCTTCCTGCCCTATAGAGCAGAG GTGGGTCCTGCTGGCAGCCAGTTCGGCATCCTGGCTTGTCTTTTCGTGGAGCTGTTTCAGAGCTGGCAGATCCTCGAGCGACCGTGGCGAGCGTTTGCTAAGCTGTTGGCCATCTCTgtgttcttcttctctttcgGTTTGCTTCCCTGGATCGACAACTTTGCCCACATCTGTGGTTTCGTTTCCGGATTCTTCCTGTCCTTCGCCTTCCTCCCATACATCAG CTTCGGCCGTTCTGATATGTACCGAAAGCGAGTCCAAATCTGCGTCTTCCTGCTGATCTTCCTGGGTCTGTTCTCCGCTCTGGCCGTTCTCTTCTACATCTACCCCGTGAAGTGCGACTGGTGCGAGTACCTCACCTGCATCCCCATCACAGACAAGTTCTGTGAGAAGTACGACCTAAATGCACACCTCCTCTGA